One Branchiostoma floridae strain S238N-H82 chromosome 1, Bfl_VNyyK, whole genome shotgun sequence genomic region harbors:
- the LOC118427772 gene encoding GDP-D-glucose phosphorylase 1-like isoform X2 — MADTTGKDAISNGHQKEILRYTYTPEDLVLQSSPWKKFSRSKFDEELCRRWDEAMEAGMFRYKLDALQTKILPGTLRFVAQLNVKRAQERRAPQNIIGMNHPFDPKKFNFTKIKPGEVLFELCPERDSSHQENERVSQNGTASDEAPTSKRVKKSSHVVIINVSPLAYGNILLVPSLQDCQPQVLTEEALLLAIEMTLLSQHQGFRMGFNSLCAYSSVNHLHFHGYYLEHELGTESCVIVPFHSGIHVLNSDYPALGFAFQLQGKDVTGLARQVYKVANYLQSHEIAHNVFMTRGTQFGEDANSPNRTLRVFLWPRRPVTGAKDDFVFNPALCELAGHLPIKVEDGFKSLTEEEAVKTLKTQSLSKEEFDALKTEIATVLG, encoded by the exons ATGGCAGACACTACAGGAAAAGACGCCATTTCAAACGGGCACCAAAAG GAAATCCTCCGTTACACCTACACCCCTGAAGACCTGGTGCTGCAATCATCTCCATGGAAGAAGTTTAGCCGTAGTAAG TTTGATGAGGAGTTGTGCAGAAGGTGGGATGAAGCCATGGAGGCAGGAATGTTCCGGTATAAACTGGATGCTTTACAGACCAAGATTCTACCTGGAACTTTGAGATTCGTTGCACAG TTGAATGTGAAGAGGGCCCAGGAAAGAAGAGCTCCACAAAACATCATAGGAATGAACCATCCCTTTGACCCAAAGAAGTTCAACTtcaccaaaatcaaacctgGAGAG GTATTGTTTGAACTTTGTCCTGAAAGAGACTCATCACATCAGGAGAATGAAAGAGTTTCACAGAATGGAACAGCATCAGATGAAGCACCAACAAGCAAAAGG GTCAAGAAGTCTTCCCACGTGGTTATAATAAATGTAAGCCCCCTTGCATATGGGAATATACTACTGGTGCCTTCTCTACAAGACTGTCAGCCTCAG GTGTTAACAGAAGAGGCACTTCTGCTTGCAATAGAGATGACACTTCTCAGCCAGCACCA GGGTTTCAGGATGGGGTTCAACAGTCTGTGTGCATACtcatctgtcaatcatctgCATTTCCATGGTTACTACCTGGAACATGAGCTGGGAACTGAGAGCTGT GTGATAGTGCCCTTCCACTCTGGTATCCATGTCCTCAACAGTGACTACCCAGCACTGGGGTTTGCATTCCAACTGCAGGGAAAAGATGTTACAGGATTGGCAAG ACAAGTGTACAAGGTTGCTAACTACCTCCAGAGCCATGAGATCGCACACAACGTGTTCATGACCAGGGGAACACAGTTTGGGGAGGACGCCAACAGTCCCAACAGAACCCTCAGGGTCTTCCTATGGCCCAGGAGGCCTGTAACAG GTGCAAAGGATGACTTTGTCTTCAACCCTGCACTGTGTGAACTTGCTGGACATCTTCCTATTAAAG TTGAAGACGGATTCAAGTCGCTCACAGAGGAAGAAGCTGTCAAAACACTCAAGACGCAGTCCTTGTCAAAAGAGGAGTTTGATGCCTTGAAAACAGAAATAGCAACAGTGCTGGGATAA
- the LOC118427772 gene encoding GDP-D-glucose phosphorylase 1-like isoform X1 yields the protein MADTTGKDAISNGHQKEILRYTYTPEDLVLQSSPWKKFSRSKVKYNKFDEELCRRWDEAMEAGMFRYKLDALQTKILPGTLRFVAQLNVKRAQERRAPQNIIGMNHPFDPKKFNFTKIKPGEVLFELCPERDSSHQENERVSQNGTASDEAPTSKRVKKSSHVVIINVSPLAYGNILLVPSLQDCQPQVLTEEALLLAIEMTLLSQHQGFRMGFNSLCAYSSVNHLHFHGYYLEHELGTESCVIVPFHSGIHVLNSDYPALGFAFQLQGKDVTGLARQVYKVANYLQSHEIAHNVFMTRGTQFGEDANSPNRTLRVFLWPRRPVTGAKDDFVFNPALCELAGHLPIKVEDGFKSLTEEEAVKTLKTQSLSKEEFDALKTEIATVLG from the exons ATGGCAGACACTACAGGAAAAGACGCCATTTCAAACGGGCACCAAAAG GAAATCCTCCGTTACACCTACACCCCTGAAGACCTGGTGCTGCAATCATCTCCATGGAAGAAGTTTAGCCGTAGTAAGGTAAAATATAATAAG TTTGATGAGGAGTTGTGCAGAAGGTGGGATGAAGCCATGGAGGCAGGAATGTTCCGGTATAAACTGGATGCTTTACAGACCAAGATTCTACCTGGAACTTTGAGATTCGTTGCACAG TTGAATGTGAAGAGGGCCCAGGAAAGAAGAGCTCCACAAAACATCATAGGAATGAACCATCCCTTTGACCCAAAGAAGTTCAACTtcaccaaaatcaaacctgGAGAG GTATTGTTTGAACTTTGTCCTGAAAGAGACTCATCACATCAGGAGAATGAAAGAGTTTCACAGAATGGAACAGCATCAGATGAAGCACCAACAAGCAAAAGG GTCAAGAAGTCTTCCCACGTGGTTATAATAAATGTAAGCCCCCTTGCATATGGGAATATACTACTGGTGCCTTCTCTACAAGACTGTCAGCCTCAG GTGTTAACAGAAGAGGCACTTCTGCTTGCAATAGAGATGACACTTCTCAGCCAGCACCA GGGTTTCAGGATGGGGTTCAACAGTCTGTGTGCATACtcatctgtcaatcatctgCATTTCCATGGTTACTACCTGGAACATGAGCTGGGAACTGAGAGCTGT GTGATAGTGCCCTTCCACTCTGGTATCCATGTCCTCAACAGTGACTACCCAGCACTGGGGTTTGCATTCCAACTGCAGGGAAAAGATGTTACAGGATTGGCAAG ACAAGTGTACAAGGTTGCTAACTACCTCCAGAGCCATGAGATCGCACACAACGTGTTCATGACCAGGGGAACACAGTTTGGGGAGGACGCCAACAGTCCCAACAGAACCCTCAGGGTCTTCCTATGGCCCAGGAGGCCTGTAACAG GTGCAAAGGATGACTTTGTCTTCAACCCTGCACTGTGTGAACTTGCTGGACATCTTCCTATTAAAG TTGAAGACGGATTCAAGTCGCTCACAGAGGAAGAAGCTGTCAAAACACTCAAGACGCAGTCCTTGTCAAAAGAGGAGTTTGATGCCTTGAAAACAGAAATAGCAACAGTGCTGGGATAA